Sequence from the Saccharopolyspora pogona genome:
GCAAGGTGACCCGCACCTACAAGGTCGTCACCATCGCCGCCGGGATCCTGTTTCCCGACGCTGCCCAAGCGATCCGGATCACCCGCACCCGCAAGCGTCGCAACAGCAGGAAACGAGCCCGCACCGAGATCGTGTACGCGATCACCTCCCTGACCGCCGAACAGGCCCGACCCGTCGAACCCGCTGCCTACATCCGCGGTCACTGGACATGCGAGAACAAGTTGCACTGGATCCGAGACGTCACGCTCTGAGAAGACCTCTCCCGCGTGCGAACCGGCGGCGGGCCCCGCATGATGGCCTCCCTGCGCAACCTCGTCCTCAGCCTCCTGCGCCTGGCCGGTCACACCAACATCGCGAAAGCCTTACGCTACAACGCGAACCACCCGAAACAAGCCGTGAAACTGGTCCTCACCAGCTGAAACACGACTTTGCCTCCGCCCTGGCTCCCATCCTGTCCCTGTTCTTTTCGTTTTGAAACAGTATCCATTCCGCCATGCGACCTTTGCCGTCATAGTGGCCGGTGCGAAACCTGGAGTCGTATCCTGATTTCTTGAGGGCGTAGTCGAGGTTTCCGTAGACGAAGAATTTGATTCCTTCTTCAATCGCTATCTCGTAACTGCGGATGGCCCAGTAGGTCTCGGTTTTCTCACCGGTGTTGAACCCGTCGATGTTGATA
This genomic interval carries:
- a CDS encoding NmrA family NAD(P)-binding protein, whose translation is MSSHATSTIFVVGGTGAQGMPIVRALVADKRYSVRVLTRDSTSLRAQALLALGNVSLLEGSFADEDVLREGFRSSDGAFINIDGFNTGEKTETYWAIRSYEIAIEEGIKFFVYGNLDYALKKSGYDSRFRTGHYDGKGRMAEWILFQNEKNRDRMGARAEAKSCFSW